In Dermochelys coriacea isolate rDerCor1 chromosome 10, rDerCor1.pri.v4, whole genome shotgun sequence, one DNA window encodes the following:
- the SMURF1 gene encoding LOW QUALITY PROTEIN: E3 ubiquitin-protein ligase SMURF1 (The sequence of the model RefSeq protein was modified relative to this genomic sequence to represent the inferred CDS: inserted 2 bases in 2 codons; deleted 1 base in 1 codon): MSNPGTRRNGSSIKIRLTVLCAKNLAKKDFFRLPDPFAKIVVDGSGQCHSTDTVKNTLDPKWNQHYDLYVGKXDSLTISVWNHKKIHKKQGAGFLACVRLLSKPRRLKDTGYQRLDLCKLNPTDXDAVRGQIVVSLQTRDRIGSGGSVVDCRGLLENEGTVYEDSGPGRPLSCFMEEPAPYTDTTGAAGGGNCRFVESPSLDQRLQAQRLRNPEVRGHVQTPQNRPHGHQSPDLPEGYEQRTTVQGQVYFLHTQTGVSTWHDPRIPRDLNSVNCDELGPLPPGWEVRSTVSGRIYFVDHNNRTTQFTDPRLHHIMNHQCQLKEPSQPLPVPNEGSLEDGEELPAQRYERDLVQKLKVLRHELSLQQPQAGHCRIEVSREEIFEESYRQIMKMRPKDLKKRLMVKFRGEEGLDYGGVAREWLYLLCHEMLNPYYGLFQYSTDNIYMLQINPDSSINPDHLSYFHFVGRIMGLAVFHGHYINGGFTVPFYKQLLGKPIQLSDLESVDPELHKSLVWILENDITPVLDHTFCVEHNAFGRILQHELKPNGRNVPVTEENKKEYVRLYVNWRFMRGIEAQFLALQKGFNELIPQHLLKPFDQKELELIIGGLDKIDLNDWKSNTRLKHCMADSNIVKWFWQAVETFDEERRARLLQFVTGSTRVPLQGFKALQGAAGPRLFTIHLIDANTDNLPKAHTCFNRIDIPPYESYEKLYEKLLTAVEETCGFAVE, encoded by the exons tatTATGTGCCAAGAATCTTGCAAAAAAAGATTTCTTCA GACTTCCTGATCCATTTGCAAAAATAGTAGTAGACGGATCAGGTCAGTGCCATTCAACTGACACTGTGAAGAACACATTAGACCCCAAGTGGAACCAGCATTATGATCT ATATGTTGGGA ACGATTCTCTAACCATCAGTGTATGGAATCACAAGAAAATACACAAGAAACAGGGAGCTGGCTTCCTGGCGTGTGTCCGTCTC CTTTCTAAGCCTCGCAGACTAAAAGATACTGGAT ACCAGCGTTTGGATCTATGCAAATTAAACCCCACAG CTGATGCAGTACGAGGCCAAATAGTGG TCAGTTTACAGACACGGGACAGAATAGGCTCAGGAGGTTCTGTGGTAGATTGTAGAGGGCTGTTGGAGAACGAAGG AACGGTTTATGAAGATTCTGGACCTGGAAGGCCACTCAGCTGTTTCATGGAGGAACCAGCACCATATACAGATACTACTGGTGCTGCTGGTGGAGGGAATTGTAGGTTTGTGGAATCTCCTAGTCTAGATCAGAGGCTTCAGGCACAGCGACTTCGAAACCCTGAAGTCAGAGGTCATGTACAAACACCTCAGAATAGACCACATGGTCATCAGTCACCTGACCTACCTGAAGGTTACG AACAAAGGACAACGGTACAGGGACAGGtttattttttgcacacacagacTGGAGTTAGTACGTGGCATGACCCGAGGATACCAAG aGACCTTAACAGTGTGAATTGTGATGAACTAGGTCCTCTGCCACCGGGTTGGGAAGTGAGAAGTACAGTGTCTGGAAGAATATATTTTGTAGATCACAATAACAGAACCACACAGTTCACAGACCCAAGATTACATCACATTATGAA CCATCAATGCCAACTAAAAGAACCGAGCCAGCCTTTGCCAGTCCCAAATGAGGGGTCATTAGAAGATGGTGAGGAGTTGCCTGCCCAAAGATATGAAAGAGACTTAGTACAGAAACTAAAAGTCCTTAGACATGAACTCTCTCTTCAGCAACCACAAGCTGGTCACTGCCGCATTGAAGTATCCAGAGAAGAAATATTTGAG GAGTCCTACCGTCAGATAATGAAGATGAGGCCAAAAGACTTGAAAAAGAGGCTGATGGTGAAATTTCGAGGAGAAGAAGGCTTGGATTATGGTGGAGTGGCAAG AGAGTGGTTGTATTTACTGTGCCATGAAATGTTGAACCCCTATTATGGACTTTTCCAGTACTCTACTGACAATATTTACATGCTGCAAATCAATCCAGACTCTTCTATCAATCCT GATCATTTATCATATTTCCATTTTGTTGGTCGGATAATGGGTTTAGCTGTGTTCCATGGACACTACATCAATGGGGGTTTCACAGTTCCCTTCTACAAACAGCTGCTGGGGAAACCCATTCAGCTATCTGATCTGGAATCTGTTGACCCAGAACTGCACAAGAGTTTAGTTTGGATTTT AGAGAATGACATCACCCCAGTGTTGGACCATACTTTCTGTGTGGAACACAATGCTTTTGGGCGGATTCTGCAGCATGAGCTCAAACCAAATGGCAGAAATGTTCCTGTTACAGAAGAGAACAAGAAAGAATATGTCAG GTTGTATGTAAACTGGCGATTTATGAGAGGAATTGAGGCACAATTTCTGGCTCTACAAAAAGGCTTTAATGAACTTATTCCTCAACACTTACTAAAGCCTTTTGACCAGAAGGAGCTTGAG CTAATAATAGGAGGCCTGGATAAGATAGACCTGAATGACTGGAAGTCAAACACACGTCTAAAGCACTGCATGGCAGATAGCAATATCGTAAAGTGGTTTTGGCAAGCCGTGGAAACGTTTGATGAGGAAAGAAGGGCGAGGCTCTTACAGTTTGTGACTGGGTCCACACGTGTCCCTCTTCAAGGTTTCAAGGCTTTGCAAG GCGCTGCAGGACCCAGGCTGTTTACCATCCATTTGATAGATGCAAATACAGACAACCTTCCAAAAGCCCACACTTG CTTTAACCGAATTGACATTCCGCCTTATGAGTCATATGAGAAGCTTTATGAGAAGCTACTGACAGCTGTGGAAGAGACATGTGGATTTGCTGTGGAGTGA